In Choloepus didactylus isolate mChoDid1 chromosome X, mChoDid1.pri, whole genome shotgun sequence, a genomic segment contains:
- the LOC119523021 gene encoding trafficking protein particle complex subunit 13-like has protein sequence MEWIPGTSLFLISARAITRQNLTAGADVRTVLVMRLTKPTLFTNIPVTCEEKDLPGDLFNQLMRDDPSTVNGAEILMLGEMLTLPQNFGNIFLGETFSSYISVHNDSNQVVKDILVKADLQTSSQLLNLSASNAAVAELKPDCCIDDVIHHEVKEIGTHILVCAVSYTTQSGEKMYFRKFFKFQVLKPLDVKTKFYNAESDLSSVTDEVFLEAQIQNITTSPMFMEKVSLEPSIMYNVAELNSVDQAGECASTFGSRAYFQPMDTRQYLYCLKPKKEFAEKAGIIKGVTVIGKLDIVWKTNLGERGRLQTSQLQRMAPGYGDVRLSLEAIPDIVNLEEPFHITCKITNCSSERTMDLVLEMCNTNSIHWCGVSGRQHGKLHPSSSLCLALTLLSSVQGLQSVSGLRLTDTFLKRTYEYDDIAQVCVVSSATKVES, from the coding sequence ATGGAATGGATACCTGGTACATCACTCTTTCTGATCAGTGCTCGTGCAATCACCAGACAGAATTTAACCGCAGGAGCTGATGTGCGGACTGTTCTCGTGATGCGGTTGACTAAGCCTACTTTATTCACCAATATTCCAGTGACTTGTGAAGAAAAAGACTTACCTGGAGATCTCTTTAACCAACTCATGAGAGATGATCCTTCGACTGTTAATGGTGCAGAAATTTTAATGTTGGGAGAAATGTTGACTTTACCACAGAATTTCGGGAACATATTTTTGGGAGAGACCTTTTCCAGTTATATCAGCGTTCATAATGATAGCAACCAAGTTGTAAAGGATATATTGGTAAAAGCTGATCTTCAGACAAGTTCTCAGCTTTTAAATCTTTCAGCCTCCAATGCTGCAGTGGCTGAACTTAAACCTGATTGTTGTATTGATGATGTAATACATCATGAAGTAAAGGAAATTGGAACACACATCTTGGTGTGTGCAGTGAGTTATACAACTCAAAGtggagaaaaaatgtattttagaaaGTTCTTCAAATTTCAGGTTCTCAAACCATTGGATGTGAAAACCAAATTTTACAATGCAGAGAGTGACCTCAGTTCTGTGACTGATGAAGTATTTCTCGAAGCCCAGATTCAGAATATTACAACCTCACCCATGTTTATGGAGAAGGTTTCATTGGAGCCATCTATAATGTACAATGTAGCAGAACTAAATTCTGTGGACCAAGCTGGAGAATGTGCGTCTACATTTGGATCAAGAGCCTATTTTCAACCAATGGATACCCGCCAGTACTTATACTGCCTAAAGCCCAAGAAAGAGTTTGCAGAAAAGGCAGGCATCATTAAGGGAGTAACTGTAATTGGAAAATTGGATATAGTATGGAAAACAAAtctgggtgaaagaggaaggttacagACCAGCCAACTTCAAAGAATGGCTCCAGGTTATGGAGATGTTAGATTATCTTTGGAGGCAATCCCAGATATCGTAAACCTAGAAGAACCTTTTCATATTACCTGTAAAATAACAAACTGCAGCAGTGAAAGGACTATGGATCTTGTTTTGGAGATGTGCAATACCAATTCCATCCACTGGTGTGGCGTTTCAGGAAGACAGCATGGAAAGCTACATCCAAGTTCCTCTCTCTGCCTTGCCCTTACTCTGCTGTCTTCAGTACAGGGACTGCAAAGTGTTTCCGGCTTAAGACTGACAGACACTTTCCTAAAGAGAACATACGAATATGATGACATTGCACAAGTCTGTGTGGTATCTTCGGCCACTAAAGTGGAAAGCTGA